The following are encoded together in the Glycine soja cultivar W05 chromosome 5, ASM419377v2, whole genome shotgun sequence genome:
- the LOC114413499 gene encoding auxin response factor 19-like isoform X4, with translation MFLGRDEKQQLLLGIRRANRQPSNLSSSVLSSDSMHIGVLAAAAQAVANNSPFTVFYNPRASPSEFVIPLAKYSKAVYSHHISPGMRFRMMFETEDSGTRRYMGTIIGVSDLDSVRWKNSLWRNLQVGWDESTAEERQSRVSVWEIEPVTTPYFICPPPFFRSKIPRLLGMPDDEPDFNNLFKSTVPWLGDDMCVKGPQALPGLSLVQWMNIQQNPALASSLQPNCGPSMSGLVLQNLPGADIANPLGFSTSQISQSNNVSVDAQNILQTSQQLDHIQKPPCPSSALGAVTQPLQQLGDITQQPRNLTNQTLPHDQAHTQLLNPQRVVQTNNIHQQQQSSIQKQQLLRSLSQNRAQKHQQTTLGLNERQIVFQSPMPDHFNQQLQMSDNQVRFQLLQKLQQQQQTLLAQQSALQQPALIQIQDQQRQLLDVANNSSSPIPGQVLENLPTLQNSLPEANSITHQITMPSSQKNFHYSHLSQQPALLSEMSGHVGLPPTVTTNPLSASGGSILTGVGQSVITDDVPSCSTSPSTNNRASVLPPVVSSQIHRSTTIGDDMAQSAVTISGASTLETMSSNANIVQPKYEVKASLNISKNQNQGNVAPQTYLNGVVQTDYLDSSSSTTSLYHFRSDTHMHQNTNPFSYNPQLVYCRDNSQNVEVQADARNNVLIGNNVNGQMGMPSNLDSLLTKGTVGLGKELSNKFASGGLLRDLENNKGVPPEISSSMVSQTFEVPDMSFNSIDSTIDGSSFLNRGPWDLPPPPPPQQQQVQRIRTYTKVYKRGAVGRSIDITRYSGYEDLKQDLALRFGIEGQLEDLQRIGWKLVYVDHENDVLLVGDDPWEEFVNCVRCIKILSPQEVQQMSLDGDFGNGGLPYPAGSSSDGGNA, from the exons ATGTTTCTGGGCAGAGATGAAAAGCAGCAGCTTCTTTTGGGTATAAGACGAGCTAATAGGCAACCCTCCAATTTATCATCTTCGGTACTATCAAGTGATAGTATGCACATTGGAGTTCTTGCTGCAGCTGCTCAAGCTGTTGCAAACAATAGTCCCTTCACCGTGTTCTATAATCCTAG GGCTAGTCCCTCAGAATTTGTTATTCCTTTAGCCAAGTACTCCAAGGCAGTGTATAGCCACCATATATCACCTGGTATGCGCTTCCGAATGATGTTTGAAACTGAAGACTCAGGAACAAGAAG ATATATGGGTACAATCATAGGTGTCAGTGATCTGGATTCTGTGAGATGGAAAAATTCACTATGGCGTAATTTGCAG GTTGGTTGGGATGAATCAACTGCTGAGGAAAGGCAAAGTAGGGTCTCAGTCTGGGAAATTGAACCTGTGACTACTCCATATTTCATCTGCCCGCCTCCTTTCTTCAGATCCAAGATACCTAGACTACTGGGAATGCCAG ATGATGAGCCTGATTTCAACAACCTTTTCAAGAGTACAGTTCCCTGGCTTGGTGATGATATGTGCGTAAAGGGTCCCCAAGCTCTCCCTGGCTTGAGCTTAGTTCAATGGATGAACATACAGCAAAATCCTGCTCTTGCTAGCTCATTGCAGCCAAATTGTGGGCCTTCCATGTCTGGATTGGTTCTGCAAAATCTTCCTGGTGCAGATATTGCAAATCCGCTGGGGTTTTCTACCTCACAAATCTCTCAATCAAACAATGTATCTGTCGATGCTCAGAATATACTTCAGACTTCCCAGCAACTCGATCACATTCAGAAGCCACCATGCCCATCCAGTGCATTGGGAGCAGTCACACAGCCGCTGCAGCAGTTGGGTGATATCACTCAACAACCAAGGAACTTGACAAATCAAACTTTACCACACGATCAAGCTCACACCCAACTTCTGAATCCCCAGAGAGTTGTCCAAACTAACAATATTCATCAACAGCAACAATCGTCCATTCAAAAGCAACAACTGCTTAGAAGCTTGTCTCAGAACCGAGCTCAGAAGCATCAACAAACTACATTGGGTTTGAATGAACGGCAAATTGTGTTTCAATCCCCTATGCCCGATCATTTTAATCAACAATTACAAATGTCTGACAATCAGGTTCGGTTTCAGTTGTTACAGAAGCTTCAACAGCAACAACAGACACTCTTGGCACAGCAGTCTGCATTGCAGCAGCCTGCTCTAATTCAAATCCAAGACCAGCAGAGGCAGCTTTTAGACGTTGCAAACAACTCTAGTTCCCCAATTCCTGGTCAAGTACTGGAAAATCTTCCTACGCTTCAAAACTCACTCCCTGAGGCTAATTCTATCACCCATCAGATAACAATGCCAAGTAGCCAGAAAAATTTTCATTACTCTCATCTATCTCAGCAACCTGCCTTGCTGTCTGAAATGTCTGGCCATGTTGGACTTCCCCCTACAGTTACAACCAATCCACTTTCTGCTTCTGGTGGAAGTATACTGACTGGCGTGGGGCAATCGGTAATTACTGATGATGTTCCATCTTGTTCCACTTCACCTTCCACAAATAACCGTGCCAGTGTACTTCCTCCGGTGGTAAGTTCCCAGATCCATAGGAGCACAACAATAGGGGATGACATGGCTCAGTCTGCTGTCACGATCTCGGGTGCAAGTACCCTAGAAACCATGTCATCTAATGCAAACATTGTCCAGCCGAAGTATGAAGTAAAGGcttctttaaatatttcaaaaaatcagAATCAAGGGAATGTTGCCCCTCAGACATACTTGAATGGTGTTGTTCAGACAGACTATTTGgattcatcatcttctacaaCATCACTTTACCATTTTCGGAGTGATACTCATATGCATCAGAATACCAACCCATTTTCTTACAATCCACAGTTGGTTTATTGTAGAGACAATAGTCAAAATGTTGAAGTTCAGGCTGATGCTAGGAACAATGTTCTGATTGGCAATAACGTTAATGGCCAAATGGGAATGCCATCGAATCTAGATTCTCTTTTAACCAAAGGCACAGTGGGGCTGGGGAAGGAGTTGTCTAATAAATTTGCCTCCGGAGGCTTGCTTAGAGACTTAGAAAATAACAAAGGTGTTCCGCCAGAAATTTCATCTTCAATGGTTTCACAGACATTTGAAGTCCCTGATATGAGCTTCAATTCAATTGATTCTACAATAGATGGTAGTAGCTTCTTGAATAGGGGTCCATGGGAtctgccaccaccacctccaccacaacaacaacaggtTCAACGGATTAGAACATACACCAag GTATATAAACGTGGAGCTGTGGGAAGGTCCATAGACATAACACGATATTCAGGTTACGAGGACCTTAAACAGGATCTGGCTCTTAGGTTTGGTATTGAGGGACAGCTGGAGGATCTACAAAGGATTGGTTGGAAACTTGTATATGTAGATCACGAGAATGATGTTTTACTTGTGGGAGATGACCCTTGGGA GGAGTTTGTTAACTGTGTCCGCTGCATTAAAATACTTTCTCCTCAAGAAGTTCAACAAATGAGCTTGGATGGAGATTTTGGCAATGGTGGCCTTCCATATCCAGCAGGCAGCAGCTCTGATGGTGGGAATGCTTAA